In the genome of Vicia villosa cultivar HV-30 ecotype Madison, WI linkage group LG7, Vvil1.0, whole genome shotgun sequence, one region contains:
- the LOC131620604 gene encoding nitrate reductase [NADH]-like, with protein sequence MAASVDNRQYRGLNGVSGTFNPTNNFIHDLKPGFPVNLDPFSSDDEEDHDATLELQELIRKTNAEVEPSILDPRDEGTLDNWVTRNASMVRLTGKHPFNSEPPLPRLMHHGFITPVPIHYVRNHGAVPKARWEDWTVEVTGLVKNPTRFTMDRLVREFPSRELPVTLVCAGNRRKEQNMVKQSVGFNWGAAAVSNSVWRGVSLCNLLKRCGIQARSKGAVHVCFYGAEDLPGGGGSKYGTSIRREIAMDPSRDVILAYMQNGEALAPDHGFPVRVIIPGFIGGRMVKWLKRIVVTSDECDGHYHYKDNRVLPSHVDAEQANEEGWWFKPEYIINELNINSVITTPCHDEILPINSWTTQLPYTLKGYSYSGGGRKVTRVEVTMDGGETWHICTLDHPEKPTKYGKYWCWCFWSLEVEVLDLLGTKEIAVRAWDEALNTQPENLIWNVMGMMNNCWFRVKTNVCKPHKGEIGIVFEHPTQPGNQSGGWMAKERHLERSQETNPILKKSVSSPFMNTTSKTYSISEVKKHKSPDSAWIIVHGHVYDCTRFLKDHPGGSDSILINAGTDCTDEFEAIHSDKAKKLIEDYRIGELVTTGYTSDSSSPNNSMHGNSEFTHLAPIKEIMALNPREKIPCKLISKTSISHDVRLFRFALPSEDQLLGLPVGKHVFLCVSVDGKLIMRAYTPTSSIDEIGYFELVVKIYFKNVHPKFPNGGLMSQYLDSLAIGSTVEVKGPVGHIEYLGRGNVMVHGKPRFAKKLAFFAGGTGITPVYQVANAILKDATDRTEMHVVYANRTEDDILLREELDEWAKIYSDRFKIWYVVENAKEGWEYSVGFITENIMREHVPLAGEDTLALACGPPPMIQFAVQPNLEKMGYDIKKDLLVF encoded by the exons ATGGCTGCTTCAGTTGACAACCGTCAGTATCGCGGCCTAAACGGCGTCAGTGGCACCTTCAATCCAACCAACAACTTCATCCACGACTTGAAACCGGGATTTCCGGTAAACTTAGATCCCTTCAGCAGCGACGACGAAGAAGACCACGACGCCACATTGGAACTCCAAGAGCTCATACGAAAAACCAACGCGGAAGTCGAACCGTCAATCCTCGACCCACGCGACGAGGGAACCTTAGACAACTGGGTCACACGAAACGCTTCCATGGTGCGTCTCACAGGGAAACACCCCTTCAATTCAGAGCCACCACTCCCTCGTCTAATGCACCATGGTTTCATTACTCCGGTTCCAATCCACTATGTTCGAAACCACGGCGCTGTCCCGAAAGCCCGCTGGGAAGACTGGACGGTCGAGGTTACCGGGTTGGTTAAAAACCCAACCCGGTTCACCATGGACCGTTTAGTCCGCGAGTTTCCTAGCCGGGAGCTTCCGGTTACTCTAGTTTGCGCTGGTAACCGTCGGAAAGAACAGAACATGGTGAAACAAAGCGTTGGTTTTAACTGGGGTGCTGCAGCGGTTTCAAATTCAGTATGGCGCGGGGTTTCATTATGCAACCTCTTAAAACGCTGTGGGATCCAAGCCCGGTCGAAAGGCGCGGTTCATGTTTGTTTTTACGGTGCGGAGGATTTACCGGGTGGTGGTGGATCCAAATATGGGACTAGCATTAGGAGAGAAATTGCAATGGATCCTTCACGTGATGTTATTCTTGCTTACATGCAGAATGGTGAGGCTTTGGCGCCGGATCATGGGTTTCCGGTTCGGGTTATTATACCGGGTTTTATTGGTGGACGCATGGTGAAATGGCTTAAACGGATTGTGGTTACCTCTGATGAATGTGATGGGCATTATCATTATAAGGATAATAGAGTTCTTCCTTCTCATGTTGATGCAGAACAAGCCAATGAAGAAG GTTGGTGGTTCAAGCCGGAATATATTATCAACGAGCTGAACATAAACTCGGTGATTACGACGCCGTGTCACGATGAGATCTTGCCGATAAACTCATGGACTACGCAGTTGCCTTATACACTGAAAGGTTATTCATATTCCG GGGGTGGAAGAAAAGTGACAAGAGTTGAAGTAACAATGGACGGTGGAGAAACATGGCACATATGCACATTGGACCACCCAGAAAAACCTACAAAATATGGCAAGTATTGGTGCTGGTGCTTTTGGTCTTTAGAAGTAGAGGTACTGGACCTTCTAGGGACCAAAGAAATTGCTGTTCGAGCTTGGGATGAGGCTCTTAACACCCAACCTGAAAACCTCATTTGGAATGTTATG GGCATGATGAACAACTGTTGGTTTAGGGTGAAAACAAACGTGTGTAAGCCCCACAAAGGAGAAATTGGTATTGTGTTTGAGCACCCAACACAACCAGGCAACCAATCAGGTGGTTGGATGGCGAAAGAAAGACACTTAGAAAGATCACAAGAAACCAATCCAATTCTCAAAAAAAGTGTCTCTTCACCTTTCATGAACACAACCTCAAAAACATACTCCATCTCCGAAGTTAAAAAACACAAATCCCCCGATTCCGCATGGATCATCGTCCACGGCCATGTTTACGACTGCACCCGCTTCCTTAAAGACCACCCCGGCGGCTCGGATAGCATCCTCATTAATGCTGGTACCGATTGTACTGATGAATTCGAAGCTATTCACTCCGACAAAGCAAAAAAGTTGATAGAAGATTATCGAATTGGCGAGCTGGTTACTACTGGTTACACTTCAGATTCTTCCTCTCCAAATAACTCAATGCATGGAAACTCCGAATTCACACATCTTGCTCCTATTAAAGAAATCATGGCTCTTAACCCACGTGAGAAAATCCCATGCAAGCTCATTTCAAAAACCTCAATTTCACATGATGTAAGACTCTTCCGTTTCGCATTACCCTCGGAAGATCAATTATTGGGCTTACCCGTCGGGAAACACGTATTCTTATGTGTTTCGGTCGACGGGAAACTGATCATGCGAGCTTATACGCCAACGAGTAGCATTGACGAAATTGGATATTTTGAATTAGTTGTCAAAATCTACTTCAAAAACGTGCACCCCAAGTTTCCTAATGGTGGACTCATGTCACAATATTTGGACTCCCTTGCCATTGGATCAACAGTGGAAGTAAAAGGCCCGGTAGGCCACATTGAGTATCTTGGTAGAGGAAACGTTATGGTTCATGGGAAACCAAGGTTTGCGAAAAAGCTAGCATTTTTTGCGGGCGGAACCGGGATCACGCCGGTGTATCAAGTGGCGAATGCGATTTTGAAGGATGCCACTGATCGAACTGAAATGCATGTCGTTTACGCGAACCGGACGgaggatgatatattgttgaggGAAGAGTTGGATGAATGGGCAAAGATTTATAGTGATAGGTTTAAGATTTGGTATGTTGTGGAAAATGCAAAAGAAGGGTGGGAATATAGTGTGGGATTCATCACGGAGAATATCATGAGGGAGCATGTTCCATTGGCTGGGGAGGATACTTTGGCATTGGCTTGTGGGCCACCTCCCATGATTCAGTTTGCTGTGCAACCAAATTTGGAGAAGATGGGGTATGATATTAAGAAGGATTTGCTTGTGTTTTAG